TGTGACAGAGCAGAAAAAAAAACCAGAAGATTCAAGAAGAACAGCAGGGTTTTTGTTAGTAAAGATGTCTTCTGGTAATGGTCAGATCTATTTAGATGAGAAATGGAAATTAAAAGGATCTAAGAGTACAAGGAACCACAATTCATCATCATCgatggcttcttcttcttcaaatcatcatcatcatcataatctgaTGAGAAGTTCTTCTACATCATCAGCTAATCATTTAATGAGGAATtcatcaacttcatcaacatcacatttAATTAGAAACGCATCAACATCGTCTTCAAGTACTAATAATCTAATGAGGAATTCATCAAAGAGAAATGGTGGGAATCATAATAAAAGTGGATTCTCAAGGAAATGTTCTTCACTGGTTAAAGAACAGAGAGCTAAGTTTTATATTGTTAGACGCTGTGTTACTATGTTAATGTGCTGGCGTGATTACAATGATTCTTAATCTTCAACACCCCCATCAATCATAAAAGAAGAAGACAGATTTTTCAAGAGAAAACAAGACAGAATCCAGAGTTTTTACAGAGTATACTCTGTTTTTTTGGAGTTTTTTCTTCAATCAAAGTTCTTTCTTGCTGTGAGATGGGTaatgggttttgttttttttttgaatggaatCACAGAACCCAAGTTAAGTAATTTCTTATCATCCGTCCAAGGAGGAAGAAGAATCAAATCAGTAGAATGAATAGTCTCATTCATTTGTATAAAGATTTAAATTTTTTGGAGATAGATAGATTTGTGATGTTAATGTAACTGAAATAGAGCAGAGAAAGTGAAgattaatataaatatatatgtatttgttaaaaagaaaattcaatcaatcaccatttttagtaaattttttgttgtttctaCTCTGATTGGAATTGATTTTGATGGGTCAATCATCTTTCTTTCTTGCTCTCTGTGTTTTTAGATgattgttgttgattgaaattgaattGATGGGTCTGtgctatctatcttgattgatttcTTTAATTTTTGGGGTGTAGATTCAAGATATTAATTTTCAAAATGAGAGATTCCAATTCCAATATTCAACCCATTTCGCAGGTGCTGCAACTCTGTCTCTCTGTTCAATCCGTTTTTAGCTTATTATCTTTTTCCTTTCTTTATTTATTCTagtaattttttcaaaaattcaAGTTCCTATCGAAAAAATTGAATGTGGTTCCACGAGCATTAAACCAGTTTTTTTTCAGGTATCACCCGGACCTCCGACCCGTCCAAACTCAACCGAGAAAAGTTACAGTTTGCTTGGGCATACTCGTTGGTATCACCGAGCCCTTCGGCCCGACCTATGCTTATTAGCATCTCTTAGGCTTCTGGTTAAAAACTgaaactgaattgaacaatgTTTAACAACAACATAGTCAACCTCAAATTGTAATTAAATACCGTGAAAAAGTGAAATCTTTTacctatgaaattttgtttttttattgtgGATAAAAAAACTAATACACAAAAAATTCGAAGTCAGATCACTAATAAAATCATCTAAATGTTTTACCATTTTATTACATTGGCATCTTCCCTGCGCCAGTTTATTGATATCAGTCGGGCGTTCAGTCTGAGGTCAACAGTTCTGATATAGTCATCTGATTATTTTACCATTCTATTGTAGTGACATGTCCCCTGTGCCAGTTTGATGGTATCAGTGAGGCGTTCAGATCAACTTCTCTGCGGAGCCGAGAAAGATATTGGAGAAATTTAAAATCTAAAGATTGAAAAATGCAATGCAGTACTGCAGAGTGTGAAACTGAGGCATAGTTTGTTTTGTAATAACGTGGTGATGGAGtcaatgtgtttttttttttttattctgactatgtttttttattttctttgtaaaaTAGATTGAAATATACAGTTGGAGGCTGACTATCTTCCACATGCTTGTCTGTACTTTGATCTTATTTGTTTACTATGGATTTGGATGTACGTATGGAAATTACTACAAGTGGTAAATAGTAAGTTTGATGTGAAATCAAATCACCCAAGaagaaattattttttttcaatcatAGATGGAAGTTTATGCATGTGACTTCATATTCTTATACTTTTTGTTGGGGTAATTTTAGAACTTTAAATTTTTACCATTTTGAGTATGTGTGGAAGAATCTCACATGAGCTTTTGGGTATTtctctttattttgttttttttagattCCACATTAAGTTTTGAAATATTCCGGGTAAAACATTGATGTACTTGTTTAGTAAATTGGTGAGGCATTGAATTGGCCATGGGATGATCTCAAAAAATAGATAAACACGAACATGGTAGATTTTTGCAAAATTGCTAATACGGTGTACCAAATTGCTTGGGATATACCCAACATTTACCAAAATATATTATGTCTTATATGTATTTTGGTACATCCTACGCAATTTAGTACCTCCTATTAGCAGTCTTGGATTTTTGATGAGTAAAAATTTTTGTTGGATCACATGCTATTAATGGGTTTACCATTGACCATGAATGACACACATTGAGTTAAGGTGTCATATTTGGGCTCACAGTTCACTTGGGGTCTGACTCCTTCGAAATAATAATACTTTTATTTTTCTAGTTTAACTTATTCTTAGGTAAAATTAAAAGGATCAATTAGGTAGATTTTGAATCAATGTATAAATTGCGAATCTAACCGATATATTTTGAGTTATAATGAAAAAACCAAGTTAAATTGTGATATTAGTAaatcaaaaatcacaaaattggttaaaaagaccaaaaccaacaATTCCTAGGTGAAAAGGACATAtatattttgatattgtttaaatggacaagaatgtaaaatagccaggatgtatgtaaacagtttcatcctactcatttttaaatacattttcttatttttaatttacattaggatgcatccagttttatccttgctattttttaagtttaagtcaggatgaattcagtttcatccttcctatttttttggtgtccatttcacccataataatttttactcgtccatttgaaccatgttttaaaaatatttatacAAACGACCCATTTTCCGATCAGAAATAGTCTAGTCCATTATGTACAATTTTATTGTCATTAGATGGTTGATTGCAATGTTAATAAATTAAAAATGTTCTAAATGGCAAGCAATTTTTTTCTAGATATTTGGTCTTGCCGATTTAAATTACAATGCACTGGGTATAAATTTGGAACCAATAGGCATCCACAGAGGTAAATTATCGGCCTACCACTTGGCGCCTAGAGACCTCCACGAAAACTGGCCCCTACCCCTACAGTAGATTTTCTATCGCCTAGACTAGACCCTCACCAAAATTGCCCCTACCACCGGTTAcacctaagggtgcacacggtacggttcggctcggttcttgccgaggccgagtacctgtacctctcACCTgacggttccaaaattttggaccggtccCGGTACCGAGTACTTCGGTTCCGGTTCCATTCGGCACAGGTCGGTACCGGTCGTTACCGGTtccggttccggttccatttcaGACAGAAATCAAAGCACCTGTTGtttacctgtttttcaatatctcaaattctcattcaaagcaacaactactaagtagcaatattactagcaaaccaagca
The Papaver somniferum cultivar HN1 unplaced genomic scaffold, ASM357369v1 unplaced-scaffold_6758, whole genome shotgun sequence DNA segment above includes these coding regions:
- the LOC113343836 gene encoding uncharacterized protein DDB_G0271670-like is translated as MSSGNGQIYLDEKWKLKGSKSTRNHNSSSSMASSSSNHHHHHNLMRSSSTSSANHLMRNSSTSSTSHLIRNASTSSSSTNNLMRNSSKRNGGNHNKSGFSRKCSSLVKEQRAKFYIVRRCVTMLMCWRDYNDS